Proteins encoded together in one Sceloporus undulatus isolate JIND9_A2432 ecotype Alabama chromosome 4, SceUnd_v1.1, whole genome shotgun sequence window:
- the LOC121929456 gene encoding omega-hydroxyceramide transacylase-like isoform X1: MSGTPFSLSFSGGGFLAIYEIGVIQGLLEQAPEILRSAPKVYGASSGSIMAAAVVCGLSLDDVKKCLYGAARDARRTILGPLAPGCSVVRILQKRLSQILPENAHRMATGRLYISLTRLVDGQNVVVSEYNSKEELIQALICSCFVPIYAGFIPPSFRGVRYVDGGFTNLQPRSDLETAITVSPFTGEIDICPRDCPAIFYSLHIVHGSIQISLENLCRIGYALFPPSYRIMNEFYSQGYRDAIFFLHRNNIFDIGYLAKTVTFEFVGVFSKKDLFHAGKEPSCQNQGTRVINTTNGTDSKDFLWHSVISGLHRVGIRVLQHLPLHCRKASAVMNNQKRSGLLNSVAGFILHHLTSPTRVAWSFYKRLLRLWKRSSGLENNSEGLKSDSLSNTARAN; the protein is encoded by the exons ATGTCTGGTACTccgttttctctttctttttcaggtGGTGGTTTTCTTGCAATTTATGAAATAGGTGTAATCCAGGGTTTATTGGAACAAGCGCCTGAAATTCTGAGATCTGCACCAAAAGTATATGGAGCATCATCTGGATCAATCATGGCAGCAGCTGTGGTGTGTGGACTAAGTCTTG ATGATGTTAAAAAGTGTTTATATGGAGCTGCCAGAGATGCCCGGAGAACCATTCTTGGTCCCCTTGCCCCTGGTTGCAGCGTTGTACGGATCCTGCAGAAGCGGCTGTCCCAAATTCTGCCAGAGAACGCCCACCGGATGGCCACAGGAAGGCTTTATATTTCTCTCACACGTTTAGTAGATGGGCAGAATGTTGTGGTTTCCGAGTATAATTCCAAGGAAGAGCTTATTCAG GCATTGATTTGCAGCTGCTTTGTCCCAATCTATGCTGGattcatccctccctccttccgagGTGTG CGGTATGTTGATGGTGGCTTCACTAACTTGCAACCTCGTTCTGACCTAGAGACTGCCATCACAGTGTCTCCATTTACAGGAGAGATTGACATATGTCCTCGAGACTGCCCAGCCATCTTCTACAGCTTGCATATTGTACATGGCAGCATTCAGATCTCCCTAGAGAACTTGTGCAGGATTGGCTATGCTCTGTTCCCACCCAGCTACCGG ATTATGAATGAATTTTATTCACAAGGCTATCGAGATGCCATTTTCTTCTTACATAGAAACA ACATTTTTGACATAGGTTATCTTGCCAAGACAGTGACTTTTGAATTTGTTGGTGTGTTCAGTAAAAAAGATTTGTTTCATGCTGGTAAAGAGCCTTCTTGTCAAAATCAAGGGACAAGAGTCATCAACACAACTAATGGGACAGATTCTAAAGACTTTTTATGGCATTCTGTGATTAGTGGACTACACAGAGTTGGCATCAGAGTATTGCAACACCTGCCACTGCATTGTCGAAAAG CTTCTGCTGTCATGAACAATCAGAAAAGGTCTGGATTGCTAAACTCAGTAGCAGGATTCATTCTGCATCATTTAACAAGTCCAACACGAGTGGCATGGTCTTTCTATAAAAG GCTATTGCGGCTGTGGAAGAGGTCATCTGGTCTGGAAAACAATTCTGAAGGTCTCAAAAGTGATTCTTTGTCAAATACAGCCAGGGCAAACTGA
- the LOC121929456 gene encoding omega-hydroxyceramide transacylase-like isoform X2 — MAKQGTRGGGFLAIYEIGVIQGLLEQAPEILRSAPKVYGASSGSIMAAAVVCGLSLDDVKKCLYGAARDARRTILGPLAPGCSVVRILQKRLSQILPENAHRMATGRLYISLTRLVDGQNVVVSEYNSKEELIQALICSCFVPIYAGFIPPSFRGVRYVDGGFTNLQPRSDLETAITVSPFTGEIDICPRDCPAIFYSLHIVHGSIQISLENLCRIGYALFPPSYRIMNEFYSQGYRDAIFFLHRNNIFDIGYLAKTVTFEFVGVFSKKDLFHAGKEPSCQNQGTRVINTTNGTDSKDFLWHSVISGLHRVGIRVLQHLPLHCRKASAVMNNQKRSGLLNSVAGFILHHLTSPTRVAWSFYKRLLRLWKRSSGLENNSEGLKSDSLSNTARAN; from the exons gtGGTGGTTTTCTTGCAATTTATGAAATAGGTGTAATCCAGGGTTTATTGGAACAAGCGCCTGAAATTCTGAGATCTGCACCAAAAGTATATGGAGCATCATCTGGATCAATCATGGCAGCAGCTGTGGTGTGTGGACTAAGTCTTG ATGATGTTAAAAAGTGTTTATATGGAGCTGCCAGAGATGCCCGGAGAACCATTCTTGGTCCCCTTGCCCCTGGTTGCAGCGTTGTACGGATCCTGCAGAAGCGGCTGTCCCAAATTCTGCCAGAGAACGCCCACCGGATGGCCACAGGAAGGCTTTATATTTCTCTCACACGTTTAGTAGATGGGCAGAATGTTGTGGTTTCCGAGTATAATTCCAAGGAAGAGCTTATTCAG GCATTGATTTGCAGCTGCTTTGTCCCAATCTATGCTGGattcatccctccctccttccgagGTGTG CGGTATGTTGATGGTGGCTTCACTAACTTGCAACCTCGTTCTGACCTAGAGACTGCCATCACAGTGTCTCCATTTACAGGAGAGATTGACATATGTCCTCGAGACTGCCCAGCCATCTTCTACAGCTTGCATATTGTACATGGCAGCATTCAGATCTCCCTAGAGAACTTGTGCAGGATTGGCTATGCTCTGTTCCCACCCAGCTACCGG ATTATGAATGAATTTTATTCACAAGGCTATCGAGATGCCATTTTCTTCTTACATAGAAACA ACATTTTTGACATAGGTTATCTTGCCAAGACAGTGACTTTTGAATTTGTTGGTGTGTTCAGTAAAAAAGATTTGTTTCATGCTGGTAAAGAGCCTTCTTGTCAAAATCAAGGGACAAGAGTCATCAACACAACTAATGGGACAGATTCTAAAGACTTTTTATGGCATTCTGTGATTAGTGGACTACACAGAGTTGGCATCAGAGTATTGCAACACCTGCCACTGCATTGTCGAAAAG CTTCTGCTGTCATGAACAATCAGAAAAGGTCTGGATTGCTAAACTCAGTAGCAGGATTCATTCTGCATCATTTAACAAGTCCAACACGAGTGGCATGGTCTTTCTATAAAAG GCTATTGCGGCTGTGGAAGAGGTCATCTGGTCTGGAAAACAATTCTGAAGGTCTCAAAAGTGATTCTTTGTCAAATACAGCCAGGGCAAACTGA